One Epidermidibacterium keratini DNA segment encodes these proteins:
- the pyrF gene encoding orotidine-5'-phosphate decarboxylase, producing the protein MTGFGDRLLAALDQRLPLCVGIDPHPQLLEAWGLPQTPSGLRTFGEITVGAFGDQVAALKPQSAFFERFGAAGIGVLEDVVAGARAVGALVVLDAKRGDIGSTAAAYADAYLDPERALFCDALTVSPYLGFGSLQPFIERAGEVGSGLFVLARTSNSEGASVQAATGPEGLSTAQRIVDDAAAVNAALIADGQSFGSIGVVVGATVAPGSVELGRLRGPVLAPGIGAQGAGGAELRAVFGDLPGVLPTSSREILGAGPDHDALRAAAERTAATLRG; encoded by the coding sequence ATGACCGGATTTGGCGATCGACTGCTCGCGGCACTCGATCAGCGGCTGCCGCTGTGCGTCGGCATCGACCCGCACCCGCAGCTGCTGGAGGCGTGGGGCCTGCCGCAGACGCCGAGTGGGCTGCGCACGTTCGGCGAGATCACGGTCGGCGCGTTCGGTGACCAGGTCGCGGCGCTCAAACCGCAGTCGGCCTTCTTCGAGCGCTTCGGCGCCGCGGGTATCGGGGTACTCGAGGATGTCGTCGCCGGAGCCCGCGCCGTGGGAGCGCTGGTGGTGCTCGATGCCAAGCGAGGCGATATCGGCTCGACTGCTGCGGCGTACGCCGATGCCTACCTTGACCCCGAGCGTGCGCTCTTTTGCGATGCGCTGACGGTGTCGCCCTACCTTGGCTTCGGCTCGCTGCAGCCCTTCATCGAGCGTGCTGGTGAGGTGGGAAGCGGGCTGTTCGTCTTGGCGCGCACCTCGAACTCCGAAGGCGCCTCGGTGCAGGCGGCGACGGGTCCTGAGGGTCTGTCGACGGCGCAGCGGATCGTCGACGACGCGGCCGCGGTGAATGCCGCGCTGATCGCCGACGGACAGAGCTTCGGCAGCATCGGCGTGGTCGTCGGTGCCACTGTGGCACCTGGCTCCGTCGAGCTGGGTCGACTGCGCGGGCCGGTGCTCGCACCGGGAATCGGAGCCCAGGGCGCCGGGGGAGCCGAGCTGCGCGCGGTCTTCGGTGACCTGCCCGGCGTGCTGCCGACCTCCAGCCGCGAGATTCTCGGCGCCGGTCCGGATCACGACGCGCTGCGCGCCGCGGCCGAGCGCACCGCCGCCACGCTGCGCGGCTAG
- a CDS encoding quinone-dependent dihydroorotate dehydrogenase yields the protein MPDLSAAGYGAIRPLLFRRGGGDAEAAHRWTLDKLGAIDRSARLRAATARAMRPVDDPVTLFGVEFANRVGLAAGMAKNGEALRAWRPLGFGFAEIGTVTWRAQPGNPRPRLFRLPRSQALINRMGFNNYGTAALVRKLQTYASDAKTLQREVGMPIGISLGKSKITPLEDAVGDYVSSLLAVRDFASYVAVNVSSPNTPGLRSLQDKGFLRELLDALRAEASDVPLLVKIAPELTHSAIDDVLDVCRESGAAGLIATNTTTGRDGVEPSERRVAEESGGLSGRPLTELSRQKVAYLRSQVGSDLPIIGVGGIGSADDAARMVDAGADLVQIYSGLVFSGPTLVRAAAARLAEGSR from the coding sequence GTGCCTGATCTGTCGGCCGCTGGTTACGGCGCGATCCGGCCGCTGCTCTTCCGGCGCGGTGGCGGAGATGCCGAAGCAGCTCACCGCTGGACCCTCGACAAGCTCGGAGCGATCGACCGGTCCGCGCGACTGCGAGCCGCGACGGCTCGGGCGATGCGCCCGGTCGATGATCCGGTCACGCTGTTTGGCGTCGAGTTCGCCAACCGCGTCGGGCTCGCGGCAGGCATGGCCAAGAACGGTGAGGCACTGCGCGCGTGGCGTCCGCTGGGCTTCGGCTTCGCCGAGATCGGGACGGTCACCTGGCGCGCGCAGCCGGGTAACCCGCGACCGCGACTGTTCCGGCTGCCGCGATCGCAGGCGCTGATCAACCGGATGGGCTTCAACAACTACGGAACCGCGGCCTTGGTCCGCAAGCTGCAGACCTACGCCAGCGACGCGAAGACCTTGCAGCGTGAGGTCGGCATGCCGATCGGGATCAGCCTCGGCAAGTCGAAGATCACGCCGCTCGAAGACGCGGTTGGTGACTATGTCTCGTCGCTGTTGGCGGTCCGCGACTTCGCGTCGTACGTCGCGGTGAACGTCAGCAGCCCCAACACGCCAGGACTAAGAAGCCTGCAGGACAAGGGATTTTTGCGCGAGTTGCTCGATGCCCTACGTGCAGAGGCCTCCGACGTACCCCTGCTGGTCAAGATCGCGCCCGAGCTCACTCACTCGGCGATCGACGACGTGCTCGACGTATGCCGCGAGTCCGGCGCCGCTGGTCTGATCGCTACCAACACCACAACCGGCCGGGACGGGGTCGAGCCGTCCGAGCGGCGGGTCGCCGAGGAGTCAGGCGGGCTGTCCGGTCGCCCGCTGACCGAGCTCTCGCGGCAGAAGGTCGCCTACCTGCGATCGCAGGTAGGCAGCGACCTGCCGATCATCGGCGTCGGTGGGATCGGCAGCGCCGACGACGCGGCGCGCATGGTCGATGCCGGCGCCGACCTCGTGCAGATCTACTCGGGACTGGTCTTCAGCGGTCCCACTCTCGTGCGCGCCGCCGCGGCACGACTGGCGGAAGGATCGCGATGA